The Planococcus donghaensis genome contains a region encoding:
- a CDS encoding SDR family oxidoreductase encodes MTKTAIITGASSGIGQATAKELAAKGYHVVLAARRQDRLVELKKEIEDAGGSAQYKVTDVTSADEMKSLAEAALEKNGSIDVLVNNAGLMPLSFMNKLKIDEWDQMVDVNIKGVLYGIAAVLPIMEKQKFGHILNVSSVAGHQVFKGSAVYSGTKYAVRAISEGLRQEIDPANEIRVTIVSPGAVETELTNTITDEDVLNSFKEGGKMTMLQAQDIANAISYAVEQPSYVDVNEILIRPRQQP; translated from the coding sequence ATGACAAAAACAGCAATTATTACGGGAGCCAGTAGTGGAATTGGCCAAGCCACAGCAAAAGAGCTAGCTGCAAAAGGGTATCACGTCGTGCTAGCTGCAAGACGACAAGACCGTTTAGTGGAACTGAAAAAAGAAATCGAAGATGCTGGCGGTTCAGCACAATACAAAGTGACGGATGTAACGTCTGCAGATGAAATGAAGTCTCTTGCAGAAGCAGCATTAGAAAAAAACGGTAGTATTGATGTTTTAGTAAATAATGCAGGTTTAATGCCATTGTCATTTATGAATAAGTTAAAAATAGATGAATGGGATCAGATGGTTGATGTGAATATAAAAGGGGTTCTTTATGGAATCGCTGCTGTTTTACCAATAATGGAAAAGCAGAAATTTGGTCATATTCTTAACGTATCTTCGGTAGCAGGTCACCAAGTCTTTAAAGGAAGTGCTGTATACAGTGGTACAAAATATGCAGTTCGTGCCATTTCGGAAGGCTTGCGTCAAGAAATTGACCCAGCAAACGAAATCCGCGTGACCATTGTGTCCCCAGGAGCAGTAGAGACAGAACTGACAAATACCATTACCGATGAAGATGTATTAAATAGCTTTAAAGAAGGCGGCAAGATGACGATGCTTCAAGCTCAAGATATTGCGAATGCAATTTCATATGCAGTAGAGCAGCCATCGTACGTAGATGTTAATGAGATTTTAATTCGTCCAAGACAACAACCTTAA
- a CDS encoding TetR/AcrR family transcriptional regulator: MRKISPEERQIMRRSYAEKIMDTVRKKGFISLTIQDLARLMGISRASLYNFFASKEDIIQEVTEIYIDYLTRSNEFINNPRYPYIRRLPAVFEQSVFSTVYASEIYLNELKITCPIYYEKQIHVVNERLAILYSFYENGISDGDFNPLHPSLIIEQDEAALHKILNSSFLIDQGITLEDAMYGYYEMMKYRSFTPTALIPGKDEYIDKAVKVIMNQLGKSSDLLTPADN, from the coding sequence ATGCGGAAAATTTCACCTGAAGAGCGTCAAATTATGCGGCGATCTTATGCAGAAAAAATAATGGATACTGTGCGTAAAAAAGGATTTATCTCATTAACAATTCAAGATTTGGCACGTTTAATGGGTATTAGCCGTGCATCGCTGTATAATTTTTTCGCATCTAAAGAAGACATCATCCAAGAAGTAACGGAAATTTATATTGACTATTTAACAAGATCTAATGAATTTATAAACAATCCACGCTATCCATACATTCGGCGTTTGCCAGCTGTATTTGAACAATCCGTTTTCTCAACTGTGTATGCTTCAGAAATTTATTTGAATGAGTTAAAAATAACCTGTCCAATTTATTACGAAAAACAAATACATGTAGTAAATGAGCGATTAGCCATCCTTTATTCATTTTATGAAAATGGCATAAGTGATGGTGATTTCAACCCCCTCCATCCATCTTTAATTATTGAGCAAGATGAAGCTGCTTTGCATAAGATTCTAAATTCCTCATTTTTGATTGATCAGGGAATTACCCTAGAAGACGCGATGTATGGCTATTATGAAATGATGAAATATCGGAGTTTTACGCCTACTGCTTTAATACCAGGAAAAGATGAATATATAGATAAAGCGGTGAAAGTTATTATGAACCAATTAGGTAAAAGCAGCGACCTCCTCACACCCGCTGATAATTAA